In the genome of Carya illinoinensis cultivar Pawnee chromosome 13, C.illinoinensisPawnee_v1, whole genome shotgun sequence, the window accccgactccgctccggctccgacaagtcggagtcggagtcggagttttttctCGAGaaaagttggagtcggagtccaGCCGGattcgactccgactccgctccgactccgactccgcccctccgactccgactccgactccgctagtgtacatgttttgtaaaaaatatgtgtttttctatatagtaatcatataaatataaatatagtaacatcattagttaaatctaataatatactagcaattagcactagttattagttataaacttatagtaaataagttaataaatattattaatttactatatactaatagactaatagtattagactattagtatatagtaaattactaatatatataatagtatactattagttgtatatattaaattaatatctttaagttattatctattagtaatttagtactagtgtagtgttatcacatattattagttactaattattacatctagactatctagttataagttattagactatagtaaataagttaataaatattactatatattaaagactaatagtattagtagtagtttattactaatataatatatatataatagtatactattagttaatatatattaaattaatatcttctaagttattatctattagtactagtgtaactagtgttattacatataattagttactagttattacatctagttattacatatttgttatagaccattcactatagtaaataagttaataaatattactaatttactattataccatatactaatttactattataccaTAGTCCATATACTaacttactaatagactaatagtattagactattaatatatagtaaattactaatataattcaatagtatactattgagttacatatatattaaatatatatctttaagttattatctattagtactagtgtaactagtgttatggacatattattagttactagttagtagttattacatctagactatctagttattagactatagtaaataagttaataaatattactaatttactatatattaatagaccaatagtattagtattagtgcattactaatatataatatatttattagtatactattagttatatgtatattaaattagtatctttaagttattatctatcagtactagtgtaactagtgttattagatattattagttacttttttttgaaagggatattattagttactaattattactaatttactatatattaatagactaatagtattagtattagtatattactaatatataatatatttattagtatacatttttactaacttaaatatatttttactaacttattaatttatttttactaaattattaatttgtattttaactttttttttcccaattttttaaaagtgaaaagtggaaaaccctaatgggttaggctgaaacggcgccgtttcagcctaacccattagggttttccacttttcatttccccccccccccgattccctcccctccccccctTCAGACTTTCAGTGTTTAGTGCCTTCACagctcattttcttcctcactCCTCAGTGCCTCACCTCTCATCTGAACCCGTGCCGTGTCGTCGCCCCTCCGACCTCCATCACTCCTCTGAAAGCCCATTCTTTGCAAAACcgaggtgcctctctctctctttctctctctataatttgtatatcttaactatttttgcattatttttgttcattttcttgatagttgtggatattaggtttgtttgtgtgctggaatCGTTGGATAGTCGTGGATTTTAGGATTGTTGTGTGCTATTTATGAAAGGCCATGGGTTTTCTTCATGAGAGATGGATGGGGGTCATGGGTTTAAGTGTACAAATGGTTTAGAATTTATTGAAGTATGGAATTTGTTGGAATTTGTTGTTAGGATCTACTATGAAATACACTAAATGTTGTTAGGATCAATCTCCTTCAGTAGCCCTTGATGATCTGAAATGCTATTACTTGTTTTTTCCCATTCCTCTAGTAAGCACTAAGCAGATTCGCAGAAGCTTTTAACCCAGTAAgcactgagttcgctcgagctcagtgtcgagcgagggtcgagcgacacactctgcctgaattcgctcgagctcagtgtcgagcgagggtcgagcggcacactctgcctgaattcgctcgagcgaagtgtcgagcgagggtcgagcggcacactctgcctgaattcgctcgagcgaagtgtcgagcgagggtcgagcgatgcaaccacatttatagattcataggacattttttctcattactactatataagtatatatgtatatcatataagttacttgagtaatctttacattagttcatgaatttattttctttatgtttatcttatttgttgtgctctacagttctagttattaaataatggatatggaaggcacaaacactcctacatccacaggtgcatcttgtcctggcattccagccccagaacaaccgattgatattcccattccaatagttgatgagtctagcggaccaataggctcttcagtaggtactcctagtgcctttcattctacccctcgccctccacctggtagtagaaatattaagaataggtctggggtatggtcccacttcacaagagtgcccgattgtgatcccgaagagcctatagctacttgtaatcattgtcataggcaatggaaatgccatcccaaaaggcaaggcacttcggccatgaaaacacacatccaactttgccccaaaaaccgtaagagtaaattggataagagtcaaacattcttggtcccggaagcaagaagtgaaggaggggaaggggagaagaccttagggatggccaaatataatgagaaaaaaatacgagctgcccttgctaggatggtgatagtggatgagctaccatttagatgtgttgagggagaagggtttcgggaatttgttaaagcccttgatccaaggtttcctattccttctcgatttaccgtaatgcgtgactgtatgagggtattcttgagagagaaggatagcttgaagaaaatgtttttgaccaccaaacaaagagtatgcctaaccaccgacacttggacttctatccaaaatattaattacatgtgtgtgaccgctcacttcattgataataattggaagttgcataagcggatcatttcatttgttcggattagcgaccataagggggcaacgattgggagggagttggaggagtgtatgcttgattggggcattgacaaaatcctcacaattacagtggataatgctacctctaacgactctgctattgattggttgagaacaaggGAAATAGGAAGTGCGGATTGTATAGCAAATCAcgagtttattcacatgaggtgtacggcacacatcttaaaccttattgtgagtgaaggtttgaaagatgttgatgactcaattgtaagggtccgaaatctgattaagtatgtgaagtcttctccccaaagacttgccactttcaagtcttgtgttgatagatcaaaagttcaatgctctagttttttgactcttgacgtgcctactagatggaattcgacttttcttatgttggacgtggctgagaagtatcaaaaagccttccaacttttgcttgatgaagatccctactcacgagtttatttgtctgaggatggacatgggagaaagggtctaggagctcctgggccggatgattgggagaccataagaaacttttcgaagtttcttcaaatattttatggtgttacattgcgcatttctggtacactatatgtcacatcaaataattatgtccaggagcttattgccattcataaacacttgaataatttttgtgacaatagtaatcgacgtttgagttcaatggctttcagaatgaagacaaagtataataaatattggggtgatcttgaaaaaataaatcggttgttgtttattgctgctattcttgatccgcggtttaaattggttactcaagcatattggttcaagaaaacattgggtgaggcgaagggtgaggaatttgttgcactcctcaagagggatatggaatatttgtatgaggcatatgtagagtttggtggtgggtgcgtaactggtgctaacaaaactcaaagcggTGAAGCTAGTGCATCAATGGGGAGTAGTAGTACAGTTACAGACTATGATCCCTTGGATTTTTTGAGGgagttccataaagagcatacagcatctttgatggattgtaagtcagagttagagcggtatttgttggagaatattgagattcctacggggagtttcgatattttaatttgatggaaagtcaactctaccaagtatccagttcttgctctaatggcaagagatatcttggccattcctatcaccaccgttgcatctgagtcagcatttagcacaggaggccgtgtcctggatccgtttaggagctctttggctcctagaactgtagaagctctcgtgtgctcgcaaaattggttgaagtctactcccatatgcttgagtcaaaattattctgaagccattgatgatgcagagagttataagctagactcaggtaatgtatttagagattttttttaagttgttatatgagttgattttaacattttgtaatactaatttcctatactttaacatcttaatgcagaattagccaattctatggccagcatactccgtgaagaggattgacaatcttgtttctggtatcttatttcaattttgctttctttatttttataaatttatatgatatcttatttctttactaattttttttttttcaggcacaagttgaaaaattacattttttggacctttggttatgtatttttaattttaggttgtaattttggacttttggttatgtatttttaattttaagttttaattttggttatgtattttttaattaacattttgtaattttggttatgtaattttaatgtgtgtatttagttttaatttagtttttaattttagttgcgcatttgaatttagttttattttttatagtgatagattttgaatttagttttattttctaatgtgatgattttggttagataaattagaaatctcaaattatattttaaaaaaaaattgatatagaagtccaaatccgattagagttgcaaattgtaaaattgaaatgttaattgggttaaagaaaaaagtctaaaaaaaggcccaataaaaaagcccaacaaaaagcccaactccgactccgctccgacaagtcggagtcggagtcagagcgGAGTAGGGtgtaagcggagtcggagtcggaggtcggattcggcctccgacaaagtcggagtcggagtcggaggatgccaaatccgactccggttcaatcggtgctcagccctaaagAATATGCTGATATTTATGTTCTGCAGTACTATTTTGTTGGGAAGTATGCGGGCATATTCGCTTATGTAAAATACCATTTTCTATGAGATATCGAGTAAAAAGATAGAAGATTTAGGTATTGTTTGGccacacaaaattttcatctcaaacataaaattttcatctcatcattacaactttctcaaatccccatacaaaatgtaataaacaatttaacttttttcctactttttcaaatctcaaaataataataatattaaatataatattttaatatttaatcttaaaactcaaaattctcatctaggAATTCTCaatggccaagcagaacctataTCCACCGTTATCGATTTGTAAACATTTAATTGgagatgaaaattatttttccacaaGTAACTGAAACTAAACAAAGGAATTGAAAACATCATATTTATTTGCAATCGGATACAGACATGTGACTTGactgaaataattaataaatattacataaaatttaaaaccactAGGCAAAGCAAGAGGTGTAACCCACACATCAGAGTGTACCAAATTTAAAGGACCTAAAGTCTTACgatgagagaagaaaaaatgttGTTTGATGGATTTGCCAAGTTTGCAATATTCACAAACAACATACTGTTGTATAGAACCAACAATGGGCAAATTACAATTACATAAGACATGATGCAAGACAGACTCAGAGGGATGACCTAAACGTTGATGCCAAAGGGAACTAGGTGCCTTGATTCCTATGAAGGCAGTTAACTCTCTACGCTTGTTGTGTGACAAGTTGATAAGATTGATAGGATAGAGCTCATTTTCACTTGGACCCTGAAGGAGTGTGATTCTTATATGATTTTCCTAAATCAAGTAAGCATTATGTGTGAAATGAAAAGTAACATCATTATTGGTACAAAATTTGTTAATAGAAAGAAGATTAGTAGATGCTTGAGGacaatgaatgatgttgtcaaGAAGAAAAGTGTTGTTATGAGAATAGACAATGGATGAACCAGTATGTTTAATAGACAAACTTGCACCATTACCTACACCAATAGTCTCAttatcaaagttttgaataccgtaccggatgtcaTACTGGTTAAgtcactggaacgaaatatttcggtaccggttccgtttcgtgtaccgtttcggaataatatttcggtaccggtaccgtttcgtgtaccgttttaGAATAGTTTATacctgaataaattatatatatatatatataagcattaactgtattccaaaataataacaaaataagtcataaactcaatacttctcaatacaagttttaagttttaagttacAAACTAAATAAGTTCTTAATCcaactattaaaataaaatcactcatcCTCATCAAAAAGACAATAAGGATCAAGATTCGACATGttgatcaaaatattttcatcaatgtcaccaccatcatcaacatcaacacCAACATTATCAACGTCTTCCTCATTTAGTGAGATCAATGGCTCCTCAATACTTGCCCAATCCAAATCTTCTCCATCAAGAAGCTCAGATTCTTCACTCACTCATTCTTCCATCAAGTCAATATTTTCAAGATTGATTGGATTTAAAACATCTCTTCCCTTTTTTATGCTCctgtcaaaataaaatcaaacataattgaaaatattatatatattttcaaaagtgaaagacattaatattaaaaaaatttacctctCTCGCAGCTTCAAGTTATAACAAACAAATACTAAGTCATTCAAACGTTTATGTACTaatctatttctcttcttcGAATGAATAAAATCAAATGTACTCCAGTTTCTCTCACATCCAGTTGCACTACAACATTGACTTAGTACTCGAACAGCAAACCTTTGAAGCGTTGGAATCTCGCAACCAAATTGGGTCCACCATGCAactataacaataatgcaattataaattattaattaaatgtaagtaaaataaaataagataaaatttaaagtacAAAGTCACAGTATTTAAcaaatgatattaataaatgATAATACCTGGATTAAGCTTATCACGCTGGCGGATTGCTAAAGTATGTCCAAACTCACCTACTGCATTATTATACGAGTCAAGTTCTTCAATGATCTTGTCTTGGTCATCAGGATCAAGTGCCATCTTCATAACACAACTGTTGAAACCTTTtataacatcattttttttttaaagttggggTTATAGAAAATTCCAGGGTTAAGAAGACAACCCGCCGCATGTAATGGACTGTGAAGCTGCTTATCCCATCTAGAATCAATGATCCTGGTGAATGGACTGAATATACTAACTTTGTTATTACATCTTGCTTTTATGTTCTCTTTGGCTCTTTCCATTGCATCATACAAGTATCCCATTGCAGGCTTCTCATCCCCGTCAACAAGTCGTAGAACACAAACCAAATGCTCActaattttaacaataaattgacaTTGAGCCCAAAACTCTTTATCTTCTAAAACAATCCCAGCTATCTCTTTCCCTATGATGCTTTTAGAATGGCTTAATGCAATCCATTTATCACAAGTAAACATTTGTCTCAGTTCTTTCTTAAACAAGAGCAAGCATtggatacttaaaaaatttgttgCAAACCTTGTAATTGCAGGACGACACAAATCATGACCTTTGGTGAACTCTTGTCTCATCAATGCCAAAACCCAATCATGGTTATAGATGAACTTTCTtatcttttttgtcttttttatagTATCATCAATAAGGGGAAAATATCTTGGATCAGAAAAATTCTCTAACATCAAGTCTATGCAATGAGCTGCACAAGGGGACCAGTAGAAAGAGCCATACTTCTGCTGTAACTTTTTTCCTGCAGCTTTATAACTTGCATCATTGTCCGTTATGAGCTGCACAAGATTCTCAGCTCCAATTTCTTGAACAACCTCATCAAAGATATTAAACAATGTTTCAACATCTTTTCTAAGGCCAGATGTATCAACAGACTTCAAGAACATTGTACCTGTCGGACAATAAACTAAAAAGTTGATTATTGATTGTTGCTTCTGATTTGTCCAACCATATGTCATTAGTGTACAACCGATGTCATTCCAAACcttcttaatttattgcaaataATCTTGAACCTCATTCACAGTCATCTTTAACAAATTTCCTCTCAACTCATATAAAGAAGGGCCCTTAAATCCTGGCCCGATAACAGTCATGGCATCGATAGTTGGTTGATAAAACTTGGATTGAGTCGCATTGAAAGGCAGATTAGAATTATACCACCAGCGTGCTACAGCCATCTTTGCTTGTACAAGCATCTCATTCGAATACATATAACTCTTAATTGAAGATTGGGCCCCAGGAGTTGTTCTTGGAGCAAAAAATCTACTTAATCCCCCCACTGACTTTCCAGTTCCAGATTCTCCTGACTTCCCCTTACCTTTTGAAAGCTGAGATTGTCCCTCCATACTATTACTATCATCAATATCATCAGATGTTAAATCTATATCACCTCCAATCTCTgagcttatttttcttttcttctctttgcttCTTTTAATTTCATCAAGCAACTCATTCATTTGCCATTTTACATCTTTAGAGACCTTTTTACATGCCTCTACATTGCCTGGAATCCCAGCTAGATGATACTTCAATCGAGTGATCCCGCCACCTTTAATTACTTTATTACAGTATAAACattcaatattatttcttgCCCCTGGCACTGCACGTGCATGGGCCCATACTAGATCTTCTGATCTTATAGGAGCAAGTGTTGTAGATGTAGCACCGGTTGATTGACAACTAGACATTTTTATATTCCTATAAAACAACCTCATAATTCAACACTTATTCAAATTTAAGTGTTCAACACTTAATAGATTCAAACTTAACATAATTTATcaaatggattaaaaaataCTGTTGtcatttgtaaattaattagcCTCAATAAATTCAAGTTTCTATACATGCatgcgtatatatatatatatatagagagagagagagagagagagagagagagagagagagagagagagagagagatccaacCTTTTCAAAGTCTAAGCTCCCTTCACAAACTATGTTGACAGAAGAAACGCTAGGATCATGACTGTGATCATGAGAGTGGTGATGATCATGATTTCTGCATATGAATACCAATATAACTGTTATAACTTATAGATTTATATAGTTGTAAAACCTAAAAgagtaacaataatttttttttgttatttgatatttaaataacaaaattaaaccTACTCTTTTTGTTTGTCTGCTGTAGTTTAGTCAACTATAATAtatgctttctttttttaacacgTACAGAGCTTTTCCTAaacattcttttatatattggcATTACATGCAAATATAAAATAGGCTAGCTTGATCCATCATAGAGATATTAACGATTGATTTtagaaataaatctaatatttaaattatattttataagaataatgttagatataaattataattctaacacatgtaaattttgcactcttttttttttttaaaaaaagacttgtcattaaaaaataatttgtttttaaatatcaaatttatatACTTATTGCTAATTCTTATTGCTAAatcatgaaatattattttttcatttcttataaagattaaaaaaaaaattcaagaagttaaaacttgaaaaaaaaaatgtaaaataccttcatcatcaAATCCGAATGGCCAACCAAAACAATAGCAAATCAGCAAGTAAAATGGGACAAGCAAACCAGCAAGTGTACTGCAtgccaagaagagaaggaaaaaaaaaattacagtgcCGGCAACAAGCAGATCatcagagaagaaaaaaaaataagagaaataggccaaaatataaaaaacaactaATCAATTTAATGAgtagtaattattaatttatcatcTTTTTATCTATGCTATTGCTACCTGTAATGGAGAATTGGAGATGATGCAAATGGACTCCAGGAGGACGGGCTACAGCTGCACGACGCAAAGAGAAGGCAATTCACGGGAAAGATGAGAGGAATCAGTAAAGACTAAAAGTAAAAGCAACTAAAGTCTAAAAGTAAACCTAAATGCCTAAATGACATAAATAACCTTGGCCTTTcacataaattacaaaattgccATAATAACAAAACCGGCTGAAACTTTCTTCAGAAATTCAAAATTGTGTACCGGCCGAAACACCTATTCCGGCCGAAATCCggaataccggccggtacagtcCCGTACCGGCCGATACATCCGGTATTTTGACCAGTAcgaaatacatatttttctgtACCGGTACGATATGTACCGGCCGTACCGACCTGTACGGTACGGTATCAAAAACACTGCTCAT includes:
- the LOC122291185 gene encoding uncharacterized protein LOC122291185 yields the protein MFLKSVDTSGLRKDVETLFNIFDEVVQEIGAENLVQLITDNDASYKAAGKKLQQKYGSFYWSPCAAHCIDLMLENFSDPRYFPLIDDTIKKTKKIRKFIYNHDWVLALMRQEFTKGHDLCRPAITRFATNFLSIQCLLLFKKELRQMFTCDKWIALSHSKSIIGKEIAGIVLEDKEFWAQCQFIVKISEHLVCVLRLVDGDEKPAMGYLYDAMERAKENIKARCNNKMALDPDDQDKIIEELDSYNNAVGEFGHTLAIRQRDKLNPESELLDGEDLDWASIEEPLISLNEEDVDNVGVDVDDGGDIDENILINMSNLDPYCLFDEDE